DNA sequence from the Nicotiana tomentosiformis chromosome 3, ASM39032v3, whole genome shotgun sequence genome:
AGAATTAAGGTAAAAAACTAGTAGGTAATCGAGAGTTCCAAGTAGTATCAGTAGCACTCGTGTATTTTCATATTCTTCGATCTCTATTAGTTGACTGTTGTTTTGTTCGCTTTGTTTATCTTCTTTCCCTGTTGTTACTATTTGATGCTACTTTTCCCTTCTTTCCCTGTTGTTGATCTTGTTGATCTTCTTGATCTTGGCGCTGCTtcagctcactgaggacatgacccacAATAAGAGAATGTGGAGGTTGAGAATTAAGGTAAAAAACTAGTAGGTAATCGAGAGTTCCAAGTAGTATCAGTAGCACTCGTGTATTTTCATATTCTTCGATCTCTATTAGTTGACTGTTGTTTTGTTCGCTTTGTTCATCTTCTTTCCTTGTTGTTACTATTTGATGCTACTTTTCCCTTCTTTCCCTGTTGTTGATCTTCTTGATCTTGGCGCTGCTtcagctcactgaggacatgacccacAATAAGAGAATGTGGAGGTTGAGAATTAAGGTAAAAAACTAGTAGGTAATCGAGAGTTCCAAGTAGTATCAGTAGCACTCGTGTATTTTCATATTCTTCGATCTCTATTAGTTGACTGTTGTTTTGTTCGCTTTGTTTATCTTCTTTCCCTGTTGTTACTATTTGATGCTACTTttcccttcttcttcttcttcttcttcttcttcttcttctttcaccttttcttgagccgagggtttattagaaacaacctctctatctcaccaggtaggggtaaggtctgcgtacaccctacttgtgggattatactagtTATTATGTTGTTGTAAATTGGACTGAGACAAGCTTAAATGGAGTGACATAGATAATGAGAATTCATATGACCGACGACAACAACAAAAactccagtataatcccacatggtggggtatggggagggtagtgtgtacgcagccttacccctaccttgtggagatagagaggatgtttccaatagaccctcggctcagagaaGCATAAGCAATATGACAGACGACAACTTGCTTGATATTAAGGTGTAGATAGTGTTGTGGTATTTTTGTGGAAAATTCCTCTTAAGCATTGCCTACTATGTTAAGGACCATTATGATCATTAATTCATTATCAAGCAAGGTACCCAAAATTGACTTTTATCACAATGAGAGCTATAAAAATGGCCGGAAGACTGCAAGACCGAAAAAGTAAAGGGTACATGCCAGAAAAAGATTCTTACAGGGGGGTAAGTTGGCATGTAGACAACTTGCCGAGGGTGACCAATCATCATCTGCTGTCCATACTGCAATCAAAGGAGGAGATTTTAAACATTATGCAATCCAATTCAATATAATAGGCAGAACGACTAGTGCATTGACCAAATCTCTCCAAGATTACAGGCAGAACAACCAGCACGTACTATGGGCAATGACCAAAAAAAGGACAAACCTGAGGTCCATTTGGATGAAAGTATGGCTGCGGTGCAGGTGTAGCCTGTGTATTAAATATAACAGGCTGATGTCCAGCATACGATGGACCAACCTGCAAATAGTACGTTAGCAACATTTAACATCAGAACACTCTGCCCCACCCTCCAAAAAGGAAAAagtgagagatagagagagagagagagaagcaaCAGCATGTCCAGTTCACAAAGATGCAAACAGATTCTTTGTGAACTTCACCGGCTATCCAGCAATTTGAAAATAGCTTGCAATTCAATCTTGCATCTCAGTTCCTTAAGAATACTCCAAAAATCTAGTCTAAAGAGGATCTCACTAATCCCTAGTCAACAGAATTGCATCCATGATACATTAACCTTTAAAAGATGGAAAAGAATCAATTAACGACACAAAAAAACAAGGTGACTGTTACCCTTTTACCGTTTACTATACGTAAAACTCCAAAATCAAGTGTGCTTGGGCGAAGTACTAGGCCAGATGACCCTTCGGAAGTCCTTGTGTGGCATCCCTCAAACTTAGGCCACGCTGCTGGTCTTAAGCCCAGATAAAGGACGAGGTTATGATAGGTTCACTGTTATTTTTGTGCTCTTCTCGGTGTAACAATAAACTACTGATTTTCAGACCATTATGGTGAACATATTATGTAATATTTTTAAGATTCAGTTATTCCACTAAATTACCATTCCTAAGAATCATTTGCAACTCCGTACCatttcaccaaaaaaaaaaaaggagagagaatCATTTGCAAGTAGAGTTGGACaatatatttcatttgatagaGTTGGACAGATGTAGAATGAAATACCAGTATGGAAACTGCCTATCCCAATGAAACCCAGATCATCAAGACTAAACCATGCTTGGCATCAAAAGTACCCAGCCAAGCCACATTCATAAAAACGAACATTCATAAAAGCAACACCAATCAGTAATAATACATAAAAGCATCATTACCCCAATGCCCACAGACATGCCATGCATGTGTGGCATAGCAGCCACCCCAGCTGGATAGTAGAAGGAATTATCAGACACTGGAGATGCCGGTCTTAAAGTCGTTTGAGATGGGACGAAACTCTTCGCATTGGGATTAAATTTAAATTCCTGCCAGAACGTTCAACAGAAGCATAACTAGATTGCTTAAACTAAGAGCCCATCAAAACTTCATGAAATGATTGCTTGCTGATAGTCATCCTTTGTTGAATAGAAAAAGGTATCAAAGAAGAAGTCTTACCTTAGCATGTGGATTCAATGTGGATTTTTCTGAGGAAAATGAACTCACTGAAGAGCTACGTGACAATCCATTGCTAGATGCAGCACCTGCTTTATCAATAGATGATAAAGCAGAACTACTAGGTCTGACACAAGAATTAGCAGATCGGGCAATGTCTTGACTCTTGAAAGACGCAACAGGCCCCTTTTCACTAGAAGAACCTGCGATCTTATCCTGGCACTTGAGAGGAGCAGACGATGTGGAGACATCCGCAGATGATCCACCCTTATCCGACGTTTCCTTTTTCAGTCGTGATGACTTGGAATCTACATGTAAAAACCTTAAAATCAACAGAGATGCAATAAAATGAGGCAGACACACATTTTTTAAACACTTAAAAGATGAGCGAGAAGGGGATAAACTATAATTAAAAAGGGAGGCTAACTTAGTTCACCATAAAACTTTCCATTAAAAAGAGTCTCTTTAAGGAGCCACTAGCATCCTTGATTCTCATGATATACAAGTGACGCTACCAGGATTAATTATATTACCTATTTTGACTGCTCAGTATACAATACGTTAAAATAGAAGTTTTTTTGAGATGTGCAAAAGCTACAAGGAACCTAGCATCATTGGAAGCTTACCTAGCTAGACCTTCACCAACCACCACCAGCCATTCTTTTAGCTGGTGGGCAGTAGATCAGAACATTGACGTGgtaaaaaatttttttttttttttttttttttttactgatGGCGAAGGACCAAAGTCACATGCTCAACAATCTTGCGGCAGACAACAATTTTTTCTTTTAGATGAGTATAACACCCTAATATTAAAATATCAATTTCTGAGCGGAGCTATTTTGAGGGGGAAAAAAGCGAAGAGAAGATGATAGGATACAAGTCAACTAGCAGCAATGTAGCAAGAATGGAAATATTTATAAGAAACCTATCCTTAGGAGTTGCAGGCATGGATATTTGACTAGTTGAACCTCAAGAGAAACTCACCTTCAAGTATTGATGTTTGAGCCTCATCAGCTAACTACAAGAAACAACGAGTACTGACCATGAGAGTTTTTCCAAGcaagaaaaaaagaaatagatTTTTAATGAAAGCAATAAGCATTTAAGGGAGTTAAAGTTCAGCTACCATTTGCATTCTCATCTCCTCATCATTGCAACTAGCTCCATCATGTTCACTGAAGGTGATCTTATGCCCCCTAAAGGAATACATGGTCAGAGCAATAAAAATTTGATAGCTAAAGGGGGTAAGAGTTTATTGTATTTAAGCTTTCTCTTTTAAAAGTAGAAAACATGATAAGAGAAAGTAGACTTGTCAGACTAGGTAGAGAAGAACAGTCAGAATGTCAGAAAGAAAGACTGTAACAACCTGCTCTCATCCATCATCGAGGCACTTTGAGAAACATGTTTAGCTGATGACTGTTTGCTATGATCATCATAGTAAGTCTGATAGACATTCCTGCTGGTACTCAACTGAGAAGATTGCAATTCATCCTACAGACATAAGGCAAGACTAACACTGGCGATGTGATCTTAAGATACAAGCAGAAAATCAAAGGCATAGAACTAACACATGAACACAGACACTTTAAAGAcctcttttatttttgtatttttgataTTGGTGGTATACAAGGCCAGTTTGCGCACACCTCAACTAGTCAACCGcttacctgctacctcccaccaacaCAGGTATGGGGCAACTCTATAAGCTTAGAATGATGAAAAGAAATCACCTAACATTTCTTTTCCTCTGTTGGGATTTGAATCCTAGTCTCCCATTCATTAAAACTTCATTGACCGCTAAGTCACATCTTTGGGTGCCACTTTAAACCATTTCATTCGATCTATGAAAGTTAAGAGAAATTTCTTGCTAGCAGGACTTATGTCTAAAAGGCATGGATAGTTCTTGTATTTGCCAGCACTTTCACAGCATTACTCTGCGATAAAGTTTCCAACTAGTTGAGACATTTGAATAGTTAGAAAACCATCTTCCTACATCAGGTATATCCCAATTAAATGCCTCAGTTTGTCGAAAATAAATTAAGCACAGACATAAAACCTTACCTAGCAATACATTGACACAAACGTATAAAGTTTTCATTCCACAAAGGAATAGTTTATGCAAGACACAATGAGCCTAAATGAGCATACCCATACCGTATAGGAAGATCTTGATGAGAATTCTGCACCATCAACAACTTTCCCAACACTCGTGCCAGTGAATGTTTCATCATTACGTGAATCCACCAGTATGTCCTCACAGTCATCATATCCACTATCATCAACCCCTCTAACAACTGCTGAAAATCTGGTTTCTTCATCAACTTCAAGGTTCCCATGAAGTTGAATTCCTCTCTCCTGTGAAAATATAATTCCAAAACAAGTGAAGAAAATTAAAATCAAAAGGCAGAACAAGAACCATCAGAGGATGGAAAGAAAACCAAGGATTAACGATATCGGTGTTCTCAAAAGCAGAAAGCAAAAAAGTAACAAGACTCCTAGGGGTTTAAGCGAGATGTGAGTGAAGCACGCTTTGAAGTTAAGTGCAAAATTTACAGATGATGCAAAAATTCCCTAGCATATGAGAATCAGTTCTTATAGCATCAAAATAGTAATTAAAGTTACCGAATTCAATATCTCATAAAAATAGTGAAATAATAAATTCAACCGTTCAAATAAATACCATTAAAGTGTACTTCAGCAAGCTCACAAGAAGATAACTTCAATTAcaaatttgattttttattttttattttcaactAGAAGGCCATAAAAAGTTAATTTGCAACATCAATAACATATATAATAGTTTTAGTAACATtagtaataataaattttaaatagcaAAGAGTCattcttatttgatatttttgacaAGGCAAAGGGTCACTTCGTTATTGCCCTAGCATTCATCCTATAAATCAAGAATTGGAGAACAAAAAATGAAATAGAGAAAAAGGGAAAGGCGAATAGAACAatgaatcatattaaaaataagaTGCAAAGAAAGGTTGTTGCAAACCAGTGAAGAAGAAAAAAGACATGAAGAGAACACTGAAGTGTATCTGGAAAGGCGTCCTAGTATTCAGATAGTAAACAGCACCATTTACTattctttttatcttttaatgTCAAATTAAAGATGCGACTTCTCGCTCGGATCGCTTGCGCCTTACTATCGGACGCTCACGCTTCTTTGAAGTTGCTTTGCTTCGCCCATGTAAAGTAAAGACCCCTCGCTTTCATTGCTCATTGTTGCTTTACTACGCACATGTGAAGCGAGGACCCCTCGGTTTCATTACTCATATCTTTAAGCAACAGAGCTATCATGTTTTAGAACATTGCACAAGAAAAAGGTAACGATGTAAATCTCACCTCTGCTAGATGAAGATCACGTGTTTCCTCACCCTCAATTTCCCTAGCTATTCTTAAAGCTTCTTTTTCCAACTCCCTCATTTGAGGACCTTTCTCAAGCTTTGTAGTATAAAGTTCTTCATTGAATGTGCTTTTTACTCCAAATAGTGTTTCATTGACCTCAAACTGATCCCAGCCCCTGCAAGCACATATTCAGTGACATAATAGGTGAAACACATTGTCATATTGGTAGACAGCCGGTAAACACTTGCTAAAGAAACATAATTCACAACTAGCAAAAATTTGACACCAGAGGGGAAAAAGAAATCTTATAGGCATGTATCGCTACTAATTGAAGAATACAGCTGTGGAGCAACCATTCCAAGCAATCATCTGGCACCACTAATGAGCAGAAAAAGAGCACCAAAATCAAATTTGACTATCAATAATCTTCAAATTAAGAAGTAGAAGAGATCTTTGAACACAGGAAAGGCGCGGGTTTCTCCCCTCTGTAATAGGCAGCTCAAAGGAAAAGCAGAACATAAGCATGAACTAACGATTTCCACCACATTCTACCTAGAGACATCAGAAAAGGATTTGAATGATTTCGGAAAGGgttaaacatgaaaattttccATGTCTAATATCCTGCACAGTTCAACTCAACTCCCTACTCCAGAAAACATTGAATTCGGATATGCTTAGGGTTATGGATATTTAATTCACGCGAAGGGTGGGAAAAAAATGAGAGTTCCTAATATTTCACTTTCCAGGTTGAATATTTGGCCAAGAAATGGGGGAGAAGGATAGACTGGAGAGACACGGCCAGGGATAAAAAATCAAGAACAGAGGGAAAAGGAGGCCTCTTTAATGGAACTTCTGCAACATCCAAGAAATCTTGGGCTTACAAACAAAACAAATACTTCAAGAAGGATATTCATCTCCATGGACCCATTACGTTCCTTCTAGGCTTCTACAACAAACATACCCAGTGCAATCCCActtgtggggtctggggagagtagtgtgtaaaacaaaacaaaaactaataCTTTCGTTCCTCCCTCTCCTCCCATTCTTTCTTTCACCTTCTCCCCTTGCTTTTGTCCTTTCTTTCATTCCAAAATATCTGTTAAAAGAATTTCTAAAGAATGGAAGAAGATCACAAACAACTTCCAAAACAAAGGAAGTAAACAGCGGTctaaggagagagagagagaagagtcAAATCAATAAAATGCTTATGTGAGTATGATTACCTCAAGAAAATCAAACAAAATCCCACTTGAAGTTTAACATTTTCAGCACGCAGAAGGGTAATTAGGAATGGGTAAACATCAAAAAAAGATGGTAACCATAGGCAGATTCTTTTCTTGAATATTCCATTGTAATAGTCAGTTTACCCAAGAACACAGGATATTTCTACTACATGTTGATAAATCATGATCCCTTTTtttggtttggggggggggggggggtttgagGGGGGGGGGTTTGGTGATTAATTTCATCATAGCTGAAAAGTTAAGTACTTTTGACAAATATCAGATGAACAAAACTAGTTTGATCTAATAACCTGTTCCAGTGGCCATCAAATATGTTATCCAGTTCAGGACATTCAAGAGCATCTTCGTCAGGCACCCAACGTTCCAACTGCCTCTCTACCTCAACATGCTGGGACTGTGATATGCATGAATCTGTCAAAAGCTCCTGCTGCTTTTCCCGCAGCAATTCGGCTTGGAAGACATCTAAAGTTGCAGGTACACCCTATTCCAAAGCAATAGCCCCATTATTACAGATTTACCTAACAGATAGACAGCCATAAAATCTGATTCTATTTATATCTTAGTCTTGCATGAAATGCCACCACAATCTTATATCACAGCGTCAATTGTTTGGTCGATCATTTAAGAACTATATCAAAGTTAGAATTTTTTACcaaagtaaataaaataattgCAAGCAAAAATCATAAAAGTTACACACAAACCTTTGCGATAACTTGCACAAGCTCTTTACCCGGTATTATCAAAGTCTTTGTTGGAGGTTTGATCAAAGATTCAGGAGTATTCTTCCTCCCCTGGGAACCATCTTTTATCAAGTGGGCCATTTTCAGAATAATACCTGAGCAAAGTTCAATGATAGAAGCAAACGTCAAATGCAAAATAGCTGAATACATGACAGAACAATGTTCAGGGTCATCAATACtggataaaataaaacaaaagaaatcTAATTTTAATTTTCCAGACATACCAAAATCTTTGTCAGCATTTGTTGCATGAAATATCCCTGAAAACACGGATCCGTCCAGTATCTGTACTTCAACTTCATGTCCAAGAAGACATGTACTAAAATAAACTAGTCGATCATGTGAAAGGCTTTCATATGCTCCCCTTTTACCTGAAATTCATGGCAGTTAAGAATTAAGGATATGAAGAAACACAGACAATTCTAAGTTAGCAGCTCTCAGCCTCTCACCTACACCTGTCAACCTGCTGGAAGTCGTTTTTGTAGACTGCGTTCTACTCTCCAACCTTGTACCCATTTCTTTTTCGCCTTTCCGACGACCAAATCCATTGGCAAAAGACCTTGGCTGAACAGCTTGCTGCATATTGTTCCCAAAAGATATCAGCAGGATGCAGTTCAGCTCAACTTCAGTCTATATACACTGCAGAGGACAATACACCAATAAATATATAGTCCTTGCTCTAGAGATGGAAATGCTAGTTAAGCATATTCTTCCTCGGATATGGAATATTATCTATCCACACACCATGTTTGAGCAGAGGGTATGGGATAGTATTACGAAAAAACAACTATACAAATGACAGCCAGTACACTAAGCTCCCCCTCTAATTCTAAAATCCTGGAGAAATCTTGGAGCCCAAATCAATTTTTCCCTATTCGATATGAAAACCCTAACCCCAAAGTCTTTAAAACCAACCCACATTAAGTTCCCTTTCCTGTAATTTACACGAGATGCAGTTGATAGTTATCACATCAAGTTTACCCATGAAAGAAGACATAGAAGCAACAAGCACAATCAAACAATATTCAAGATATAAGCAGTGTGGCATACCAAGCACGAATTGGCAACAAGAAACAAAACAACCCATAAGATATCTTCTATAAACCGCACAAATTTACTGTCAGACACTAAAATGAAGTATACAAAAACGGAAAAAACTGGTAATCAAATAAAAAATTCAGCTTAGAAAATAAGCAACTTTCATTGTGCCAATCCAAAATTGATGATCCGAAAAATTGAAAATAGACCAGCAAAGATCTTAAAAAAGGAACACAAATGAGAGTAGTACACATTTAAACTGATATGAGGTTTTTCAATGCTAAACTTTGCGAGTAACAAGACTGGTACTTTTTGAAgaccttaatgtaaatctctttAAATAAAAATGCTATAGACTGCAAAGAAAAGATCAAATTGTGCATTAAACATTGTCAGGGAAGTAAAATCTTGGCTAACCAACTGAAAGCACCTGAGAAAAACATATAAGCTGGAGTTGTAAAATCCTATTGAAATCACGGACCTCCAATCAATCTTATTTTATTCAGTATAAAAACCCTAACCCCAAAGTCTTTAAAACCAACCCGCATTGGGTTATCTTTTTGTGCAACTTACACGAGATGCAGCTGATAGTTATCACATCCAGTTAACCCATTAAAGAAGACAAGAAGCTACAGGAACAAACAAGTAAAACATCAGTGTGGTGTACCAAGCACGAATTGGCAACAAAATATTTAATCCATAAGAAATCTTCTTTAAACCGAACAAATTTGCCATAGACAATCAATGAAGTATACGAAAACAAAAAACACTGGTAATCAGATAGAAATTTCAAACTTCGAAACAAGATAAGCAACTTTAATTGTGCCGATCCATTAGATGATCTGATAATAAACATGCAAATTTGGTAAGTACGGATGAAGAGACTTACATataaatagatagatagatacagagagagggggggggggggaaaggTGGCGATCCTGGCGATGAAGAAACGGGATTGATCGGAGATGACGACGCTCTCTGTGTAAAAAACAATTGAAGGATGAAACAATAGTCTCTGGCGGGTCTACCGCTACTGATAACCCAACTTGGACCAGAGAGCGACTCAAT
Encoded proteins:
- the LOC104102921 gene encoding polyadenylate-binding protein-interacting protein 4-like isoform X1, with protein sequence MQQAVQPRSFANGFGRRKGEKEMGTRLESRTQSTKTTSSRLTGVGKRGAYESLSHDRLVYFSTCLLGHEVEVQILDGSVFSGIFHATNADKDFGIILKMAHLIKDGSQGRKNTPESLIKPPTKTLIIPGKELVQVIAKGVPATLDVFQAELLREKQQELLTDSCISQSQHVEVERQLERWVPDEDALECPELDNIFDGHWNRGWDQFEVNETLFGVKSTFNEELYTTKLEKGPQMRELEKEALRIAREIEGEETRDLHLAEERGIQLHGNLEVDEETRFSAVVRGVDDSGYDDCEDILVDSRNDETFTGTSVGKVVDGAEFSSRSSYTVWDELQSSQLSTSRNVYQTYYDDHSKQSSAKHVSQSASMMDESRGHKITFSEHDGASCNDEEMRMQMLADEAQTSILEDSKSSRLKKETSDKGGSSADVSTSSAPLKCQDKIAGSSSEKGPVASFKSQDIARSANSCVRPSSSALSSIDKAGAASSNGLSRSSSVSSFSSEKSTLNPHAKEFKFNPNAKSFVPSQTTLRPASPVSDNSFYYPAGVAAMPHMHGMSVGIGVGPSYAGHQPVIFNTQATPAPQPYFHPNGPQYGQQMMIGHPRQVVYMPTYPPESPYKGREY
- the LOC104102921 gene encoding polyadenylate-binding protein-interacting protein 4-like isoform X2, which encodes MQQAVQPRSFANGFGRRKGEKEMGTRLESRTQSTKTTSSRLTGVGKRGAYESLSHDRLVYFSTCLLGHEVEVQILDGSVFSGIFHATNADKDFGIILKMAHLIKDGSQGRKNTPESLIKPPTKTLIIPGKELVQVIAKGVPATLDVFQAELLREKQQELLTDSCISQSQHVEVERQLERWVPDEDALECPELDNIFDGHWNRGWDQFEVNETLFGVKSTFNEELYTTKLEKGPQMRELEKEALRIAREIEGEETRDLHLAEERGIQLHGNLEVDEETRFSAVVRGVDDSGYDDCEDILVDSRNDETFTGTSVGKVVDGAEFSSRSSYTDELQSSQLSTSRNVYQTYYDDHSKQSSAKHVSQSASMMDESRGHKITFSEHDGASCNDEEMRMQMLADEAQTSILEDSKSSRLKKETSDKGGSSADVSTSSAPLKCQDKIAGSSSEKGPVASFKSQDIARSANSCVRPSSSALSSIDKAGAASSNGLSRSSSVSSFSSEKSTLNPHAKEFKFNPNAKSFVPSQTTLRPASPVSDNSFYYPAGVAAMPHMHGMSVGIGVGPSYAGHQPVIFNTQATPAPQPYFHPNGPQYGQQMMIGHPRQVVYMPTYPPESPYKGREY